A window of Ignavibacterium sp. contains these coding sequences:
- a CDS encoding DUF3108 domain-containing protein → MKSKLSLIIIVVFQISLLASLSGDDFRKLPNKAFKEGEKLTFDVKYGFVTAGIATMQIPKIKRISGRDAYHVTFEVNSVPSFDLFYKVRDRYETYIDVEGLFPWRFEQHIREGKYSRDFSAFFDQRKGKAKTTEGEYDIPKYVHDIVSAFYFARTLDYSGMKKGDKIHLQNFYKDKVYDLDVVYHGKETIEVAAGKFDCIIVEPLVQEGGLFKSEGNIVIWLTDDDIKMPVRVKTKVVVGAIDADLTSYEGLAGPLKSKRK, encoded by the coding sequence ATGAAATCTAAATTATCTTTAATCATAATCGTGGTATTTCAGATATCACTACTTGCATCATTATCCGGTGATGATTTCAGAAAATTACCGAACAAAGCTTTTAAGGAAGGTGAAAAGTTAACATTTGATGTTAAGTATGGATTTGTTACGGCAGGTATCGCAACAATGCAGATTCCCAAGATTAAAAGAATATCCGGACGAGATGCATATCATGTTACATTTGAAGTTAATTCGGTTCCGAGCTTCGATTTATTTTATAAAGTTCGTGACAGATATGAAACTTATATTGATGTCGAAGGACTTTTCCCCTGGAGATTTGAACAACATATTCGTGAAGGAAAATATTCGAGAGACTTTTCTGCGTTCTTTGATCAGAGAAAAGGCAAAGCAAAAACCACAGAAGGCGAGTACGATATTCCAAAGTATGTTCACGATATAGTTTCAGCTTTTTATTTTGCAAGAACATTAGATTATTCAGGTATGAAAAAAGGTGATAAAATTCATCTTCAGAATTTTTATAAAGATAAAGTTTATGATCTTGATGTTGTTTATCACGGCAAAGAAACTATTGAAGTAGCTGCCGGCAAGTTTGATTGTATAATTGTTGAACCACTTGTTCAGGAAGGTGGTTTGTTCAAATCCGAAGGCAACATTGTTATCTGGTTAACAGATGATGATATAAAAATGCCTGTTCGTGTAAAAACAAAAGTTGTTGTTGGTGCAATTGACGCTGATTTAACCTCATACGAAGGACTTGCAGGTCCGCTAAAATCAAAGAGAAAATAA
- a CDS encoding CPBP family intramembrane glutamic endopeptidase — MSDDLNQNNEQQNQNDFEEINKSREQIKSNISPIAAAFIGLVGGFFLYQFVGGLLSLIVFGFDLDKAPINGLRLMTMAGQILFILLPALVFSKLIYEDVGKIIRLRIPDWTEVVLFVVGIGILTPLLQSYLYIQNYYIEVWAKHSESINTLKSFFDSLNELVDKTYGNLLKASGVPELLFVVLIVAVVPAVSEEVMFRGFIQRSFELKIKPFVAALLTAVFFSLYHFNPYGLIPLAVLGFYFGFAAYTSKTLLIPILLHFLNNFTAVMLYYIIGSEELIKSDVSAKSGDDLGFYTFVTIALLLVFVALIFLIKKYYSQKQIA; from the coding sequence ATGAGTGACGACTTAAATCAAAATAACGAACAGCAAAATCAAAACGATTTTGAAGAAATAAATAAATCCCGTGAACAAATTAAATCGAACATTTCACCAATTGCTGCAGCATTTATTGGTTTAGTCGGTGGATTTTTTCTTTATCAGTTCGTTGGCGGACTTTTATCTCTTATCGTTTTTGGGTTCGATTTGGATAAAGCTCCAATCAATGGATTGAGACTGATGACAATGGCTGGCCAGATTCTTTTTATTCTTCTTCCTGCATTGGTTTTTTCAAAATTGATTTATGAAGATGTCGGAAAGATTATTCGTTTAAGAATTCCGGACTGGACAGAAGTGGTTCTCTTTGTTGTTGGAATAGGAATATTAACTCCGTTGCTTCAAAGTTATCTTTATATTCAAAACTATTACATTGAAGTTTGGGCAAAACATTCTGAGTCAATCAACACATTAAAATCTTTTTTCGATTCATTGAATGAACTTGTTGATAAAACTTATGGTAACTTATTAAAAGCTTCAGGTGTGCCTGAGCTATTATTTGTTGTGTTAATTGTAGCAGTTGTTCCTGCAGTTTCTGAAGAAGTAATGTTCCGTGGATTTATTCAACGAAGTTTTGAGTTGAAGATTAAACCTTTTGTTGCAGCATTATTAACAGCAGTTTTCTTTAGTCTATATCATTTCAATCCTTATGGCTTAATACCACTTGCAGTGCTTGGATTTTATTTCGGCTTTGCTGCTTACACTTCCAAGACATTACTGATACCAATTTTACTACACTTTCTAAATAACTTTACTGCAGTCATGCTTTATTATATTATTGGAAGTGAAGAACTAATTAAATCTGATGTATCTGCAAAATCAGGTGATGATCTCGGTTTTTATACTTTTGTTACTATTGCCTTGTTACTTGTATTTGTTGCTTTAATTTTTCTGATAAAAAAATATTATTCTCAAAAACAAATCGCATAG
- a CDS encoding DUF2007 domain-containing protein: MPVCPNCKYEYVKGIDKCPDCGAELVDELPPEIILNEADWVVVYTTSFDYEAEMLKGNLESAGISATILSQKDSSFPAPGDLSIIKLLVKKEDAESAVTFLDEFKKSLESENEEDETE; this comes from the coding sequence ATGCCTGTATGCCCTAATTGTAAATATGAATATGTTAAAGGGATTGATAAATGTCCTGACTGTGGAGCTGAACTTGTCGATGAGCTTCCTCCGGAAATTATTCTGAATGAAGCTGATTGGGTTGTTGTTTACACAACTTCATTCGATTATGAAGCAGAAATGTTGAAGGGAAATCTTGAAAGTGCAGGAATATCTGCAACTATTCTTTCTCAGAAAGACAGTAGCTTCCCCGCACCAGGTGATTTATCAATCATAAAACTTCTTGTTAAAAAAGAAGATGCTGAAAGTGCTGTCACTTTTCTGGATGAGTTTAAGAAAAGTCTCGAGTCTGAAAACGAGGAAGATGAAACTGAGTAA
- a CDS encoding phosphatidate cytidylyltransferase → MKLSNTAVRIIVSVVAIPLILLVSYLGKWYFTAFTLAISLIAYYEFSSFARAKNALVNLPVGLIGIVLILLNQFKPFLDFKALTIIWFLILLIYELFRNKESALLNLGLTSFGFLYFALMGSSLIAIREFYPDVDSLYTQGAFLIFSMLGTIWICDSAAFFFGTALGKHKLFPRVSPKKSWEGAIFGFVFAILTMILFHKIFIGFLSFTTAIGIGFIIGTFGQIGDLVESLLKRDAGVKDSSNLIPGHGGIFDRFDSLLFSAPFVYYYLFYFGR, encoded by the coding sequence ATGAAACTGAGTAACACTGCCGTAAGAATTATTGTTTCCGTTGTTGCTATTCCACTTATTCTCTTAGTTTCTTATTTGGGTAAGTGGTACTTCACGGCTTTTACGCTTGCAATTTCTTTAATAGCTTATTATGAATTTTCTTCTTTTGCAAGAGCTAAAAATGCTTTGGTAAATCTTCCTGTTGGTTTAATTGGTATTGTTTTGATTTTATTAAATCAATTCAAGCCATTTCTTGATTTCAAAGCTTTGACGATTATCTGGTTTTTGATTCTTCTAATTTATGAACTATTCAGAAATAAGGAATCTGCTCTGTTGAATCTGGGCTTAACTTCATTCGGATTTTTGTACTTTGCTTTAATGGGAAGTAGCTTGATTGCAATAAGAGAATTTTATCCTGATGTTGATAGTCTTTACACTCAGGGAGCGTTTCTGATATTTTCAATGCTTGGTACGATATGGATATGCGATTCAGCTGCATTCTTTTTTGGAACTGCTTTGGGAAAACATAAACTATTCCCTCGTGTTAGTCCAAAGAAAAGCTGGGAAGGAGCAATATTTGGATTTGTCTTTGCAATTCTTACTATGATATTATTTCATAAAATTTTTATTGGTTTCCTTTCGTTCACTACAGCGATAGGAATTGGTTTTATCATCGGAACATTTGGACAAATTGGTGATTTGGTAGAATCATTACTTAAACGCGATGCAGGTGTTAAAGATTCTTCCAATCTGATTCCTGGTCACGGTGGAATCTTTGATAGATTTGATTCATTATTGTTCAGTGCTCCTTTTGTTTACTACTATTTATTTTATTTCGGAAGATGA
- the rimO gene encoding 30S ribosomal protein S12 methylthiotransferase RimO — MKRKEKVSVITLGCSKNTVDSERLMRQIQLNDIPMIDDPNKADTVIINTCGFIEAAKEESVNTILQAVALKNSGKLKKLIVAGCLSERYMDDLKNEIPEVDIYFGTEKYEEIIKELGGKFKYELLGERLLSTPSHTAYLKISEGCDHPCSFCAIPLMRGKHQSKPMESLIEETEFLASNGTKELILIAQDTTDYGKDIYGRKNLSELLNKLSEVKGIEWIRLMYAYPSHFPEDVIEVIADNPKILNYVDIPLQHISDDVLKSMRRGVTSRQTYNLLYKLRKRIPDITLRTTFIVGYPNETEKDFQQLVDFIKEIKFDRVGTFTFSVEENTSSFILGDPVPKEEKERRKEILMEIQSQISLEKNQSFVGKTLTVLLESKESEYYVGRSYRDAPEVDGEVLFKSGRKLKPGNFYDVKITDYDEYDLYGEVILKEEN, encoded by the coding sequence ATGAAAAGAAAAGAAAAAGTTTCTGTAATTACACTTGGTTGTTCGAAAAACACAGTTGACTCAGAAAGATTGATGAGGCAAATTCAACTGAACGACATTCCAATGATTGACGACCCTAATAAAGCTGATACAGTCATTATAAATACTTGTGGATTTATTGAAGCAGCGAAAGAAGAATCCGTTAACACAATACTTCAGGCAGTTGCATTGAAAAATTCTGGTAAACTGAAAAAGCTAATTGTTGCAGGTTGTCTTTCTGAAAGATATATGGATGATCTTAAAAATGAAATCCCTGAAGTTGATATTTATTTCGGAACAGAAAAGTACGAAGAAATAATTAAAGAGCTTGGTGGAAAATTCAAATATGAACTGCTCGGCGAAAGACTTCTTTCAACTCCTTCTCACACTGCATATCTGAAAATTTCAGAAGGATGTGATCATCCTTGTTCGTTCTGTGCTATTCCTTTAATGCGGGGAAAGCATCAATCCAAGCCAATGGAATCACTGATTGAGGAAACAGAGTTTCTCGCTTCAAACGGAACAAAAGAACTTATACTTATTGCACAGGATACGACTGATTATGGAAAAGATATTTATGGAAGAAAAAACTTATCAGAGCTACTTAATAAACTTAGCGAAGTGAAAGGGATTGAATGGATAAGATTGATGTATGCATATCCATCTCATTTCCCTGAGGATGTAATTGAAGTGATTGCTGATAATCCTAAAATTCTAAATTATGTTGACATCCCTTTGCAACATATTTCTGATGATGTTCTGAAATCAATGAGAAGAGGAGTCACTTCCAGACAAACTTACAACTTACTTTATAAATTGAGAAAAAGAATTCCTGATATTACATTAAGAACGACATTTATTGTTGGTTATCCGAATGAAACAGAAAAAGATTTTCAGCAATTAGTAGATTTTATAAAAGAAATTAAGTTTGACAGAGTAGGAACTTTTACTTTCAGTGTTGAAGAAAATACAAGTAGCTTTATTCTTGGAGATCCGGTGCCAAAGGAAGAAAAAGAAAGAAGAAAAGAAATCTTAATGGAAATTCAAAGTCAGATATCACTTGAGAAAAATCAGTCTTTTGTTGGCAAAACATTAACAGTACTTTTAGAGTCTAAAGAATCGGAGTACTATGTCGGAAGATCTTACAGAGATGCTCCTGAAGTTGATGGCGAAGTTCTTTTCAAATCAGGCAGAAAATTAAAACCAGGCAATTTTTATGATGTGAAGATTACTGATTACGATGAGTATGATTTGTATGGTGAAGTAATATTAAAAGAGGAGAATTAA
- a CDS encoding GWxTD domain-containing protein yields MKYLISLLLVVSFIAFPQDQNSDRNFKLSYEAFFHQDFVNFRSDKPGMTRVDVYIQVPYKSLQFIKTGQGFTAKYSVVVSVFDESKDKLIVEKTWNETINVIDFSQTTSRLNYNVGYRSFDLKPGNYFFRTAVIDSDSKKEVKSENTFRVREFNPEIDMSDILLVTSSETRTNQVMPNIPRNVTLSVGGLQFFYEIYSNDSSSRNCTVDYEILDKDSKVLYKKSVLKELGFGKNQIVESLGDLRLDLGTFILRTTLKDENFKSITTINKSFFSRWVGLPGSVTDLDKAISQMVYIATPDELSKLKDSKNNDEKLKNFLEFWKKKDPSPNNEENEVFNEYFRRVAYANDNFSNYNEGWRTDRGMVYIILGAPNNIDRHPFEYDSKPYEIWEYYELNRSFIFLDQTGFGDYRLITPLTGDLFRYRY; encoded by the coding sequence ATGAAATATTTAATAAGCTTATTGCTCGTAGTCAGCTTTATAGCATTTCCTCAGGATCAAAATTCTGATAGAAACTTCAAATTATCCTATGAAGCTTTCTTTCATCAGGACTTTGTGAACTTCCGCTCAGATAAACCCGGAATGACCAGAGTTGATGTTTATATTCAAGTTCCCTACAAAAGTCTTCAGTTTATAAAAACCGGACAAGGATTTACTGCGAAGTATTCAGTTGTGGTTTCTGTATTTGATGAATCAAAAGATAAGTTGATTGTTGAGAAAACCTGGAATGAAACCATTAATGTTATCGACTTCTCTCAGACAACTTCCAGATTGAATTATAATGTTGGTTACAGATCATTTGATTTGAAACCTGGTAATTATTTTTTCAGAACGGCGGTGATTGATAGCGATTCAAAGAAAGAAGTTAAATCGGAGAACACATTTCGTGTCAGAGAATTTAACCCTGAAATTGATATGAGTGATATATTGCTTGTAACAAGTTCGGAGACCAGAACTAATCAGGTAATGCCTAACATTCCACGCAATGTAACTCTTTCAGTTGGTGGATTGCAATTCTTTTACGAGATTTATTCAAATGATAGTTCCTCAAGAAATTGTACTGTTGATTATGAAATATTAGATAAAGACTCAAAAGTACTTTATAAAAAATCAGTGTTAAAAGAATTAGGTTTTGGTAAAAATCAAATTGTTGAGTCGCTCGGCGATTTAAGACTGGACTTAGGTACATTTATTCTGAGAACAACTCTTAAGGATGAAAACTTCAAATCAATTACAACAATCAACAAATCGTTTTTCTCCAGATGGGTTGGACTTCCGGGGAGCGTAACTGATCTTGATAAAGCAATCTCTCAGATGGTTTACATTGCAACTCCGGATGAACTTAGCAAACTGAAAGATTCAAAAAACAACGATGAAAAGCTCAAAAACTTTTTAGAGTTCTGGAAGAAAAAAGATCCTTCGCCAAATAATGAAGAGAATGAAGTATTCAATGAATATTTCCGAAGGGTAGCTTATGCCAATGATAATTTTTCAAACTACAATGAAGGTTGGAGAACTGACAGAGGAATGGTTTATATAATTCTCGGCGCTCCGAATAATATTGATCGTCATCCGTTTGAATATGATTCCAAACCTTATGAAATATGGGAATACTATGAACTGAACAGAAGTTTTATCTTTCTTGATCAAACAGGATTTGGAGATTATCGTTTGATTACTCCTTTAACAGGTGATTTATTCAGATATCGTTATTGA
- a CDS encoding 1-phosphofructokinase family hexose kinase, translating into MILIITLNPLLERRFYYPQIFEGKVNRNGKVLYQAGGKGINVSRQLKKFGIESYNLFFSGGNDGKIFRDTLKEEELQFTSVHIDDETRQAAVIISQNDKKVTSFFSENPEVNQKEVDEMKSRIEKMIVNCEMVVISGSSPSSLAEEIVPYTIKLANDLDKISVCDYYGKNLSEVFESSPTILHNNLEEIEHSLDLKLKDETSITDFLNSLYQKGIKRVFLTNGANDFYAQNFDYRYKISPPKVNPIDSTGSGDAFVAGIIYAWKQGMIFEDSLKFASACGAVNAESFEVCKVSLEDVYSLKEKVRIESIGKKMKIIDDSPHQE; encoded by the coding sequence ATGATTTTAATTATCACACTCAATCCTTTGCTCGAAAGAAGATTTTACTACCCACAAATCTTTGAAGGAAAAGTAAACAGAAACGGAAAAGTTCTTTATCAGGCAGGTGGAAAAGGAATAAATGTTTCAAGACAATTAAAGAAATTCGGAATTGAATCTTATAATTTATTTTTCTCCGGTGGAAATGATGGTAAAATTTTTCGTGATACTCTGAAAGAGGAAGAATTACAATTCACTTCTGTTCACATTGATGACGAGACCCGTCAGGCAGCGGTTATAATCTCACAGAATGATAAAAAAGTTACTTCATTCTTTTCTGAAAATCCGGAAGTAAATCAAAAAGAAGTTGATGAAATGAAATCGCGAATTGAAAAGATGATTGTAAATTGTGAAATGGTTGTTATTTCTGGAAGCTCACCTTCATCGCTTGCAGAAGAAATTGTTCCATACACAATTAAACTTGCAAATGATTTAGATAAGATTTCTGTTTGCGATTATTATGGAAAAAATCTGAGTGAAGTTTTTGAATCATCACCAACAATTCTTCATAACAATCTCGAAGAAATTGAACACTCACTTGATTTGAAATTGAAAGATGAAACATCGATTACCGATTTTCTGAACTCACTTTATCAAAAAGGAATCAAAAGAGTTTTTCTTACAAATGGTGCTAATGATTTTTATGCACAAAACTTTGATTACCGTTATAAAATTTCTCCTCCAAAAGTAAACCCGATTGATTCTACTGGAAGTGGAGATGCATTCGTTGCAGGAATAATTTATGCCTGGAAGCAAGGAATGATATTCGAAGACTCATTGAAATTTGCTTCAGCGTGCGGTGCTGTTAATGCTGAGTCTTTTGAGGTTTGTAAAGTTTCATTGGAAGATGTGTATTCGCTCAAAGAAAAAGTAAGGATCGAATCCATCGGCAAGAAAATGAAAATAATAGATGATAGCCCGCATCAGGAATAA
- a CDS encoding BamA/TamA family outer membrane protein: protein MIARIRNKIFLLALLLLISNASAQNAVIKTIDIQGNKYFDKSDYLKWIGININQRTFPGITDTIKNRITSNLIQNGYHLFKLYKVQTDSIDSVSVRLLIELSEDNPTEISDIQFVDIDSSDILFLQSSFEFLKGQILTQQDFEEAVNSVLTYFEENGYPFVKVVIKSVFLQSDSVNEKNSATIKLSLEKGNLSRIDKVEVRGNSFTKENVIIRELRLAKGELYSQKRIDEFPKRINRLRFFDPVPPPQYYINSKGEGVLVIEVKEKQTNNFDGIIGYIPGTKENEKGYITGLVNISLRNLFGTGRAAAIRWNKFDRNSQELELKYLEPWFLNFPFNISLNLYQRIQDTTYVQRKFNGEIEYLATEDISASIILGTESVIPTERTIPVFTVYNSSTITTGLNLKIDTRDDPYSPTSGLHFINSYSFSRKNINGPLQFITPQLNTKLDLQRIAFDFDIFFLLFSRQVLALSINGRELRGPSFENSDLFRLGGTSTLRGYREEQFLGSRILWTNFEYRFLLTRRTFAFAFFDTGYYLRNAEPDKNILKSEDFLYGYGLGLNLETGLGVLAVSFALGQGDSFTDGKIHFGLVNEF from the coding sequence ATGATAGCCCGCATCAGGAATAAAATATTTTTACTTGCTTTACTCCTTCTTATTTCAAATGCATCAGCACAAAATGCTGTAATCAAAACAATAGACATTCAGGGAAATAAATATTTTGATAAATCAGATTACTTAAAATGGATTGGAATAAATATCAATCAAAGAACTTTCCCGGGCATAACAGATACAATCAAAAATCGCATCACTTCAAATCTTATTCAAAATGGTTATCATCTTTTTAAGCTTTACAAAGTTCAAACTGATTCAATTGATTCTGTTTCAGTCAGATTACTTATCGAACTGAGCGAAGACAATCCAACAGAAATTTCTGATATTCAATTTGTTGATATTGATAGTTCTGATATTCTATTTCTGCAATCATCATTTGAGTTTTTGAAAGGACAAATTTTAACTCAACAGGATTTTGAAGAAGCGGTTAATTCAGTTCTTACATATTTCGAAGAGAATGGTTATCCGTTTGTAAAAGTTGTAATAAAATCCGTCTTTCTTCAAAGTGATTCTGTGAACGAAAAAAATTCCGCAACAATAAAATTATCTCTTGAGAAAGGAAATCTAAGCAGAATTGATAAAGTGGAAGTGCGGGGAAATTCTTTTACGAAAGAGAATGTAATTATCCGTGAGTTGAGATTAGCCAAAGGAGAATTATACTCACAAAAAAGAATTGATGAATTTCCGAAAAGAATAAACAGATTAAGATTTTTTGATCCAGTGCCTCCACCTCAATATTATATCAACTCAAAAGGCGAAGGTGTTTTAGTAATTGAAGTAAAAGAAAAGCAAACAAATAATTTTGACGGAATCATAGGATACATTCCGGGTACAAAAGAAAATGAAAAGGGATACATAACAGGATTAGTCAATATTTCTTTGCGAAATCTTTTTGGAACTGGCAGAGCAGCAGCAATCCGCTGGAATAAGTTTGATAGAAACTCTCAGGAGTTGGAATTAAAATATCTCGAACCATGGTTTTTAAATTTTCCATTCAATATTTCGCTTAATCTTTATCAGAGAATTCAGGATACAACTTATGTTCAAAGAAAATTTAATGGCGAGATTGAATATCTCGCTACTGAAGATATTTCTGCTTCAATTATTTTAGGTACAGAATCTGTAATTCCAACTGAAAGAACAATTCCTGTTTTCACTGTTTATAACTCTTCTACTATTACAACAGGATTGAATCTAAAAATTGATACTAGGGATGATCCTTATTCTCCAACATCAGGTTTGCATTTTATTAATTCTTATTCATTCAGCAGAAAAAATATAAACGGACCTCTTCAGTTCATTACTCCACAGTTAAATACAAAATTAGATTTGCAAAGAATTGCATTCGACTTTGATATTTTCTTTCTTTTGTTTTCAAGACAGGTATTGGCACTATCTATAAACGGAAGAGAACTAAGAGGACCTTCATTTGAGAATAGCGATTTGTTCAGACTTGGCGGAACCTCAACTTTGCGAGGTTACAGAGAAGAACAATTTCTCGGTTCAAGAATTTTATGGACAAATTTTGAGTACAGATTTTTATTAACGCGCAGAACTTTTGCATTCGCTTTTTTCGATACAGGATATTATCTGCGAAATGCTGAGCCCGATAAAAATATTCTTAAGTCAGAAGATTTTCTGTATGGATATGGTTTGGGACTTAATCTCGAAACAGGACTTGGCGTGCTTGCTGTAAGTTTTGCTCTTGGTCAGGGCGATTCGTTCACTGATGGTAAAATTCATTTCGGTTTAGTTAATGAATTTTGA
- a CDS encoding geranylgeranylglycerol-phosphate geranylgeranyltransferase has translation MIEQLNLNTFELMNKIYNYIKLTRPLNCLITALVVFVGGIISSHNNSFDRILILASIVAAIVAASGNVINDYFDIEIDKISHPERPLIKGGIKPADALKLYFITVLLPLIISFSLNLKLFLITLLVLAILFLYSFIIKKIPLVGNVTIALLTAIAFLFGGFAVGNIKAAIIPAVFAFMINLIRELVKDAEDIDGDKSDNVITFPIKFGLEKTRYLIVALTIALIIFTFYPFLVRLYNIEYFVIVMLVVNPLLIYSMKKLFVNDLKENFHRISSVLKLNMLIGLIAIYLGK, from the coding sequence TTGATTGAACAACTCAACTTAAATACTTTTGAGTTGATGAATAAAATTTATAACTACATAAAACTTACTCGTCCATTAAACTGCCTTATAACAGCTCTTGTTGTTTTTGTTGGCGGAATTATTTCGTCACATAATAATTCATTTGACAGGATACTAATCCTTGCTTCAATAGTTGCAGCCATTGTTGCAGCATCGGGAAATGTTATCAATGATTATTTCGATATTGAAATCGATAAAATATCTCATCCTGAAAGACCATTGATTAAAGGTGGAATAAAACCAGCTGATGCATTAAAGTTATACTTTATTACTGTTCTGCTTCCTTTAATCATTTCATTCTCACTGAATTTAAAATTATTTCTGATTACACTTTTGGTGTTAGCAATTTTATTTCTTTATTCTTTCATTATTAAAAAAATTCCTTTGGTCGGAAATGTTACCATTGCTTTATTAACTGCTATTGCGTTTCTATTCGGTGGATTTGCAGTTGGTAATATCAAAGCTGCAATTATTCCGGCTGTATTTGCCTTTATGATTAATTTAATCCGCGAGCTTGTTAAAGATGCAGAGGATATCGATGGTGATAAATCTGATAATGTGATTACTTTCCCAATTAAGTTCGGACTTGAGAAAACCAGGTATCTTATTGTAGCTTTAACAATAGCATTAATCATTTTTACATTTTATCCATTTTTAGTTCGCTTATATAACATTGAATATTTTGTTATTGTGATGTTAGTTGTCAATCCACTTTTGATTTATTCAATGAAAAAACTTTTTGTCAATGACTTAAAAGAAAATTTTCATCGGATTAGTTCTGTTCTAAAATTAAATATGCTTATTGGATTAATAGCGATTTATCTTGGCAAATGA
- a CDS encoding ribonuclease HII, with translation MKNIDKKYFRQGIDFLAGVDEAGRGPLAGPVVAAAVILPKDFHHKEINDSKKLSLKQREKLFNIIIENAISYSFSVISHSTIDRINILNASLLAMKKSVSKLKPVPQIVLIDGNKSFGANQNLIPVVKGDSLSQSIAAASIIAKVIRDKMMSRLAEQYSFYGWEKNKGYPTKQHIDALLKFGPSPVHRKTFLKKIMNQSYQSEIIFNYD, from the coding sequence ATGAAAAACATAGATAAAAAATATTTCAGGCAAGGTATAGACTTTCTCGCAGGAGTTGATGAAGCAGGAAGAGGACCATTAGCGGGACCTGTAGTTGCTGCTGCCGTTATTCTTCCGAAAGATTTTCATCATAAAGAAATTAACGATTCAAAAAAACTTTCTCTAAAACAAAGAGAAAAACTTTTCAATATTATTATTGAAAATGCAATTAGTTATTCCTTCTCAGTCATCTCTCATTCAACCATAGACAGAATAAATATTCTTAATGCATCGTTGCTTGCAATGAAAAAATCTGTCAGTAAACTAAAGCCGGTTCCACAGATAGTTTTGATTGATGGTAATAAATCCTTCGGTGCAAATCAGAATTTAATTCCTGTAGTAAAAGGAGATTCGCTCTCGCAATCAATTGCGGCTGCATCAATTATAGCAAAAGTGATTCGGGACAAAATGATGAGTCGGCTTGCAGAACAATATTCGTTTTATGGTTGGGAGAAGAATAAAGGATATCCTACAAAGCAACATATTGATGCGTTACTCAAATTTGGTCCATCACCTGTTCACAGAAAAACTTTTCTTAAAAAAATCATGAATCAATCTTATCAATCCGAAATAATTTTTAATTATGACTAA
- a CDS encoding YraN family protein, whose protein sequence is MTNDKKENKKTFGSEGEEIAAKYLVEKGFEIIERNYFAGHGEIDIIAKDPSDGYLVFVEVKTRNTMDYGDPAYAINKKKMIQLKKLAELYLAEKNILEQDCRFDVVTVLMINPDNPLIEHYENAFM, encoded by the coding sequence ATGACTAACGATAAAAAAGAAAATAAAAAAACTTTTGGCAGTGAAGGCGAGGAAATAGCAGCAAAATATCTTGTTGAAAAAGGATTTGAAATAATTGAGCGAAACTATTTTGCTGGTCACGGTGAGATTGATATCATTGCAAAAGATCCAAGCGATGGCTACCTTGTGTTTGTTGAAGTCAAAACACGTAATACAATGGATTACGGCGATCCTGCTTATGCAATTAACAAAAAGAAAATGATACAGCTGAAAAAACTTGCGGAACTTTATCTTGCCGAAAAAAATATTTTAGAGCAGGATTGCAGATTTGATGTTGTAACGGTTTTAATGATTAATCCCGATAACCCTCTCATCGAGCATTATGAAAATGCTTTTATGTAA